A single genomic interval of Mucilaginibacter robiniae harbors:
- a CDS encoding TonB-dependent receptor domain-containing protein, which produces MKKIVLMIALLVPLLGLAATNPFPADASITGTIIDSLSGKPVDYATVSVLDQTSGKVVSGSLADGVGKFTVDKLAAGTYQLKVSFMGYAGKVIANLKLEDGATLKLGKIVLRPDSKMLNEVKVTGQKALIEEKIDRTVYNAENDLTARGGDATDVMKRVPMVSVDMDGNVSVRGSSNIKVLINGKPSAMMSASVSDALKQIPSDLIKSVEVITSPSAKYDAEGSGGIINIVLKQNTLEGLSLNVNSAAGTRGSSLGLNGGYKVGKFNFSIGGFGRGSYNTPGAFTNSQTISSLTSNDVSLTTQSATTSNTSLMGRYNLGMDYDINKRSSLSLGVVIGANNRPTKQDNFLTQNYLNNLLIGSMLQRNDITNSSNQLDATLTYTLTGKKPEREFSLLTEYSQNNRDNNFENIFLDQSNGSVLNGLKNLNSSKNKELTFEADYQTPTFKNTLLEFGAKDIIRTVNSDYTYYSAADGSLNYQPISSGSLSNAFNYKQNVAAGYLSYTISLPKSYTIKAGARYEYTSITADFQSGSSVNIPNYGVLVPSVNLAKKFDNGDMIKLGYNRRIQRPSLEYLNPNIQASNPLNITVGNPSLQPEFTNNFELAYSTHIKNNNLNLSTFMRNTNDAIQTIRSANGDTVRTTYLNLGKQNAYGMSASLNLALTNKLNINGGVDFYHLSLDNKDPDPLYHAANSGWVTNYRLFGSYDLSDKYAIQAFAFHRSNQIQLQGYQGGFGVYNLSFNRYFANKKGTIGIGGDNFLTHGYKIPTVVTSGNIAQNAVNINYIRSFELKFSYKIGGLHNKPQKPKKSINNDDLKQDNGGTNNN; this is translated from the coding sequence ATGAAGAAAATAGTTTTGATGATCGCGCTGCTCGTGCCACTTTTAGGCTTGGCAGCTACAAATCCGTTCCCTGCCGACGCTTCTATCACAGGTACCATCATAGACTCGTTAAGCGGGAAACCTGTTGATTACGCCACCGTTTCAGTTTTGGATCAGACAAGCGGTAAGGTGGTTTCCGGGTCGCTGGCCGACGGGGTAGGTAAATTCACAGTAGATAAGCTAGCAGCAGGCACCTATCAATTAAAAGTGAGTTTTATGGGTTATGCAGGCAAAGTAATTGCTAACCTGAAATTAGAAGACGGTGCTACGCTTAAGCTTGGTAAGATAGTGCTAAGGCCCGATAGTAAAATGCTGAATGAAGTAAAGGTAACGGGCCAAAAGGCGCTGATAGAAGAAAAGATTGACCGCACCGTTTACAATGCCGAAAACGATTTAACTGCACGGGGCGGCGATGCTACCGATGTGATGAAACGCGTACCCATGGTATCAGTAGATATGGACGGGAACGTAAGTGTAAGGGGCAGCTCAAATATAAAGGTTCTGATTAACGGCAAGCCATCAGCCATGATGTCGGCTAGTGTATCTGACGCTTTAAAGCAAATTCCATCCGATTTGATCAAAAGCGTGGAGGTGATTACTTCCCCTTCGGCTAAGTATGACGCGGAAGGCTCGGGCGGCATTATCAATATCGTCTTAAAACAAAATACACTTGAAGGATTGTCGCTTAATGTGAACTCGGCGGCCGGTACGCGCGGTTCCAGCCTGGGGTTAAACGGCGGCTACAAGGTGGGTAAGTTTAATTTTTCGATAGGTGGTTTTGGCAGAGGCAGCTATAATACGCCAGGTGCATTTACCAACAGCCAAACCATCAGTAGCTTAACTTCTAATGATGTGAGCTTAACCACGCAATCGGCCACTACCAGCAACACTTCCCTGATGGGCCGGTATAACCTGGGGATGGACTATGATATTAACAAGCGTAGCTCTTTGAGTTTAGGTGTGGTGATTGGCGCTAATAACCGGCCAACCAAGCAGGATAATTTCTTAACGCAGAATTACCTGAACAATTTGCTCATCGGCTCCATGCTGCAGCGAAACGATATTACCAACAGCTCCAACCAACTGGATGCTACGCTAACTTATACGTTAACCGGAAAAAAACCAGAGCGGGAGTTTAGCTTGCTGACAGAATACAGCCAGAACAACCGGGACAATAACTTCGAAAATATCTTTCTCGACCAAAGCAACGGGTCTGTCCTGAATGGCTTGAAGAATCTGAACAGCAGCAAAAATAAAGAGCTAACCTTTGAAGCGGATTATCAAACGCCCACCTTCAAAAATACTTTACTGGAATTTGGTGCAAAAGATATCATCCGTACGGTAAACAGCGATTATACTTATTATTCTGCAGCTGATGGCTCATTGAATTATCAACCCATCTCATCCGGAAGTTTATCCAACGCTTTTAATTACAAGCAAAATGTAGCGGCCGGCTATTTATCCTACACCATTTCATTGCCTAAAAGTTATACGATTAAGGCCGGCGCGCGATATGAGTATACCAGCATCACGGCTGATTTTCAGTCAGGGTCATCCGTTAATATTCCCAACTATGGGGTATTAGTGCCAAGTGTAAACCTAGCCAAGAAATTTGATAATGGTGATATGATAAAACTGGGTTATAACCGGCGCATACAACGGCCATCGCTGGAGTATCTGAACCCAAATATTCAGGCATCAAACCCTTTGAACATCACCGTTGGTAACCCGAGCTTGCAGCCCGAGTTTACTAATAATTTCGAGTTGGCTTACAGTACGCACATCAAAAACAATAACCTGAACTTATCAACCTTTATGCGCAATACCAATGATGCGATACAAACCATTCGCAGCGCCAACGGCGATACTGTGCGTACCACGTATCTGAACCTCGGTAAGCAAAATGCATATGGCATGAGTGCTTCATTAAATCTGGCGTTAACCAATAAATTAAACATCAACGGCGGTGTCGATTTTTATCATCTGAGCTTGGATAACAAAGACCCCGATCCGCTTTACCATGCGGCAAACAGCGGCTGGGTGACTAATTACCGTTTGTTCGGCAGCTATGATCTGTCAGACAAATATGCCATTCAGGCCTTTGCTTTTCACCGTTCCAACCAAATTCAACTACAAGGTTATCAGGGTGGCTTTGGCGTGTACAACCTGAGCTTTAACCGGTATTTTGCCAATAAAAAAGGAACCATTGGTATTGGCGGCGATAACTTTTTGACGCACGGGTACAAAATACCTACCGTAGTTACTTCGGGTAACATCGCACAAAATGCTGTAAACATTAATTACATCCGCAGCTTTGAGCTAAAGTTCAGCTATAAAATAGGCGGGCTGCACAACAAGCCGCAGAAGCCCAAAAAGAGCATCAACAATGACGACCTGAAACAGGACAACGGCGGAACTAACAACAATTAA